Genomic window (Pseudovibrio brasiliensis):
GCCAGTAAAATGCAGCCAACACGCACAGATAACCACAACGTAACCGCTTATTTTTCAGGGGTGCAACCAAATTTCACTAGCCAAGATCAGTAAGAAGATTTATTTTCTTAACGTAGCGTATCATATGTTTTTCTAAGCAATTTTCTGCTTGTTCCAACAGCATTTGTAGGGGCAAAAAATGCCAAGACATTCGCCTTGTGCCATCGCCAATGAATTTTTAAGACGTCGTGGTAGTCCTACCTACCCTTCCCAAATGTACATTCAAAAGCTGGTGGCAATCGCGAACGGATGGAACCTCGCAATCAACGGCGAGCCTCTGGTCAGCGAAGCACCACAAGCATGGGTCAACGGCCCGGTCTTCAGGCAAATATGGGACTTTGTGAAGGAAGGCGGCTTCAAGGGGCCAAACAGCGAAATCGTTGACCCCATCACAGGCCAGATCATCACCTCAAAAATAAGCGGCAATGAGGAAGAAATCCTCGATCATGTTTGGAAGAAATACCGCAACTACACACCACAGCAACTGTCAGATCTCACCCATCAAGCGAATTCTCCATGGGCCTATGCCTATTTTGAAAAGGGGAAAAACGCAGAAATCGATACAGAACGCACCCGGCAATACTACATCAAACTCGCCTTAGCGGGCCGCTCCAATGCAGAACAGGAGCAGACGCTACAAACAGCGGGTCGGATCAATGCCGCCTAACGACACTTTCGACGACACGCTCGACAAACCTCTCACCGTTGATGACATCGACGCTGCTGCCCTCAAGCTACCCATAGAGATAGACCCTCCAGCCAAAATCGGCATGGAACAGCTGCTGAAAGACCGGCAAGCCCTTTCTGACGACAACACCCAGCTACAGAACGAGCTCATGGAGCTCAAATCCAAACTCGCCACCAAACGCGAGCTGGACGCTCTCATTAAACCCTATGCAGGCAAAGCCTACTGGTTCATGTGCGTCTATTGCGGCACCGTCGCGCTCATCCTCGTGCTCGCAGGCTTCAAAAACGTCTACGGCAACTCGTTTATTCTGGCAGACAGTGTGCTGGAATTCCTCGTAGGAAGCACAGCAACCACCGTCATCGGCCTCGTCGGCATGGTCCTCACCGGCATCTTCGTCGGCGCCAGAAAGTAGCGCAACTCACCCAATCAGTGACCGGAAAGCACCAGCACCTTCACTGGGAACATCAATGCCTGGAACCGCAGGATCAGTGCATGCATGATCGAGGTCGCATCCACCATGTGATAATAGAGGCCGCCCCAAAAGCCGAACTCACCTGCCGCAATCTGCTCACCATAATTGCTGTACGCATTGGCAATGCACTTGCTGCCCGGAGGAATACCATTGGTATCACCCGGATAAAGAGGTTCCATGATCACCAGCAGAGTTCCCGGTCGTGCAACATCCTGCGCATCAACCAGCTGATCCGTAGGGCGGAACTGACCTGAGGAAATGAAATCCTGCGTATCCACCACCACCATCGGAATAACTTCAAACGGACGCGAAGCACAGGCAATCTCAGCCGCCATTCCAACTTTGATGATTGGGGCTGTCAGCTGCCCAAATCCTGCCTGAAACCGCCCATACCCAGTGGAATCTGGTACGAGGATACCAGCAGGCCGCAGGATAGGACTGACAATGTCCCCCGGCTGCAGGATGAACTGTGTCACCACGCCATCCACCCCAGCATAAACAAACTTCTTATGATAGGCAGCCTCCGCTTGATGCAGTCGCGCGATCGCACTCGTCCGTTGCGCTGGCAGGCTCACGGTAATCTTCGTCTGAACGATATCCCGGTTGGCAACGGCTGCATCCAGCTGGCCTTTACGTACAACAACCTGATTTTCGCGCGTATCGATTTCTTTCTGCGTCACCACATCAGAGTTACGCCGTTGCAGATCCAGCGTCCGCTCGAGCTCGCTAACAGCCTGATTGTAGGCCCCTTGCGCCTGAGAAATCATCGCCTCTGCACTAATCAGCTCAGAGTTCGCCAGTTGGATCTCCGCATCAATCTCATCCACCTCACTCTGCGCCGTATCCACTTGAGCCTTCTCCGTAGAGGAATCCAGCGTAAACAGCAGCTGCCCCGCCTTCACTTGCTGGTTGTTTTCCACCATCACCAAGTCTACGCGGCCCGCAGTTTCCGGCAGAATGGAAACGGTGCGGTACAGCGACAGCACGTTGGACGTGGTCGGGTGATAGAAGAACACCAGTGTGATCAAAGCGATGGTCAGCATCAGCGCACCGGTAATCCCCCAGCGCAGCTCGTACCAGACCGTAAAGAACGTAATTTCATGCCCGATCCGCTTGCCCTGCCGATAACGACGAAACAGATAATCCGGCAGGATCGTAACAAGCGAGCAAAGAAGAAACTCAATCATCCTGTTTCTTCCCCTTTATCGTCTTGCGCAAAGAGTTGGCGATGGTGTTCAGCGGCGTCTCATAATCCGGCAAGTTGATCGCAGCCAGCAACAGTGCAGCAATCCAGAAATAGTTGTTGTGCGTAAACAGCGC
Coding sequences:
- a CDS encoding Panacea domain-containing protein, whose amino-acid sequence is MPRHSPCAIANEFLRRRGSPTYPSQMYIQKLVAIANGWNLAINGEPLVSEAPQAWVNGPVFRQIWDFVKEGGFKGPNSEIVDPITGQIITSKISGNEEEILDHVWKKYRNYTPQQLSDLTHQANSPWAYAYFEKGKNAEIDTERTRQYYIKLALAGRSNAEQEQTLQTAGRINAA
- a CDS encoding HlyD family secretion protein; translated protein: MIEFLLCSLVTILPDYLFRRYRQGKRIGHEITFFTVWYELRWGITGALMLTIALITLVFFYHPTTSNVLSLYRTVSILPETAGRVDLVMVENNQQVKAGQLLFTLDSSTEKAQVDTAQSEVDEIDAEIQLANSELISAEAMISQAQGAYNQAVSELERTLDLQRRNSDVVTQKEIDTRENQVVVRKGQLDAAVANRDIVQTKITVSLPAQRTSAIARLHQAEAAYHKKFVYAGVDGVVTQFILQPGDIVSPILRPAGILVPDSTGYGRFQAGFGQLTAPIIKVGMAAEIACASRPFEVIPMVVVDTQDFISSGQFRPTDQLVDAQDVARPGTLLVIMEPLYPGDTNGIPPGSKCIANAYSNYGEQIAAGEFGFWGGLYYHMVDATSIMHALILRFQALMFPVKVLVLSGH